One region of Miscanthus floridulus cultivar M001 chromosome 19, ASM1932011v1, whole genome shotgun sequence genomic DNA includes:
- the LOC136529885 gene encoding peroxidase P7-like: MSPSRTCSWLVPLILSILLACTANGDHLKVGYYDKTCPDLQQIVHSVMASRVDADQSMAPAVLRLFFHDCFVDGCDGSVLLDGAPFSESEKDATPNANSLRGFDVIDEIKSYAERACPATVSCADILALASRDAVALLGGPTWKVQLGRKDSRGANRTGAEYGLPAPNSTLAELIDLFKQYDLDARDMAALSGAHTIGTARCHHYRNRVYGYNGEGGADIDPSFAELRRQTCQSAYDAPAPFDEQTPMRFDNAYYRDLVARRGLLTSDQALYGCGGLLDHLVEMYSTDGEAFAKDFARAMVKMGKIPPPPEMQVEVRLSCSKINW, from the exons ATGTCGCCTTCCAGGACCTGTTCATGGCTGGTTCCCCTGATCCTCTCGATTCTTCTCGCGTGCACGGCCAACGGCGACCATCTAAAGGTCGGCTACTACGACAAGACGTGCCCCGACTTGCAGCAGATCGTGCACTCCGTGATGGCGTCCAGGGTCGACGCCGACCAGTCGATGGCGCCCGCTGTGCTCCGCCTCTTCTTCCATGACTGCTTCGTCGAC GGATGCGACGGCTCCGTCCTCCTGGACGGGGCGCCCTTCTCCGAGAGCGAGAAGGACGCCACGCCCAACGCCAACTCGCTCCGGGGCTTCGACGTGATCGACGAGATCAAGTCCTACGCCGAGCGTGCCTGCCCGGCCACGGTCTCCTGCGCCGACATCCTCGCGCTCGCCTCCCGCGACGCCGTCGCCCTGCTCGGGGGCCCGACCTGGAAAGTGCAGCTCGGGCGCAAGGACTCGCGCGGCGCCAACAGGACCGGTGCCGAATACGGCCTCCCAGCCCCGAACTCCACCCTCGCCGAGCTCATTGACCTGTTCAAGCAGTACGACCTCGACGCACGCGACATGGCAGCGCTATCCGGCGCGCACACCATCGGCACGGCGCGGTGCCACCACTACAGGAACCGAGTCTACGGCTACAACGGCGAGGGCGGCGCCGACATCGATCCCTCGTTTGCGGAGCTGCGCCGGCAGACGTGCCAGTCCGCTTATGACGCGCCGGCGCCGTTCGACGAGCAGACCCCGATGAGGTTCGACAACGCGTACTACCGGGACCTTGTGGCTCGCCGCGGCCTCCTCACCTCCGACCAGGCGCTCTACGGCTGCGGTGGACTGCTGGACCATCTGGTGGAAATGTATAGCACGGACGGCGAGGCGTTCGCCAAGGATTTCGCCAGGGCAATGGTGAAGATGGGCAAAATACCACCGCCACCAGAGATGCAGGTGGAGGTGAGACTCAGCTGCAGTAAGATCAACTGGTGA